The window CAGGTACATCGAACTCCCCCAATGGGAACAACTACCAGCAACGCTGCAACTGGCACGCAAGCTTCACCAGGGAACAGCTGAGTTCAAGCACGTCGGGGCCTCTCAACTCATCAAGCACATCCTGGGAATGGTAACAGCCTACGGTTGCAACGGATTCAGGCTGCTGTACCTGTGGTATGCCGTCCCTCATCCTGTCAGCCACACTCACGCGGAAGAGATCGACCAGTTCAGCGAGTGTGTCACCGCTGATGGCATCAACTTCACCGCATTAACCTACCAAGACCTGTTCCTTCGCCTGGCACACCACGAACGAGGTCTACACCAGGCATATGTGGACTACCTCATCGAACGCTACCTCTAATCAGGTAACACCACCAACTCTCATCTATCAGGCTGATTATGTCCATCTCCATCACATGCAGCAGTTGCGGCTCCAAACTCCGTGCTCCAGACAAGACAGCAGGCCGATCCATTCTCTGCCCCAAGTGCAAAACTTCCTGTACTGTACCTAACGTCAACAATCCCACTCCAGGTAATGCTGCCACTCCGCAACCAACCGTACCCGTTCAGTCATCACAAACCAAAGCACTGATACCATGTGAAACCTGTCAGAAGTCCATGGCAGTGACAGCGAATGCTTGCCCGGCCTGTGGTGCAGCAAACACCTGGGTTCACCCCGACATCGTCCGCTTCAATCAAGAGAAGCACAAACTCCAACTCAAGGCACCAGCCCAAGTCTATACCTCGTCAACTTATGCGTTTGGCAACGCTACAGTCAAAAGACAGAAACAACAGAACATCGTCGGTGGCTGGAGCGTAATGGTCATCGGCATAGCCCCATTTCTGCTCTCGTACATCGGATTCTTCAAGAACCATCCCGATATGGTTCTCTACTCTCTTCTTTTCATCCCCCTGGGCATCGGGGTTCTGATCTACGCTGCGTTCCAGAAAGACCTTCCTGAAGACGTGAAGTTCGAAGTTCACCTCACAGAATCACCACCACGCTGGCAATCCAACGACGACGAGTTCTGGAAGCCTGTTAAGGACTTCTTCGTGAAATGACTAACCCACTCTACCTGTGAGCTCCGCCTGAAGGGTAAAGCTCATCAACATGGCAACGGGGCTCTTCTTCCAAAGTCGGCTCAAGTTCTAGAAGCTCTCCTGGCTGACATTTGAAATACCGGCACAAAGCCTCAATGAATCGTGTGTTTGTTGTCACACCTACACGTGGTGAAGCTAAACTCGACAATACCGACCCAGAAATTCCGGTGGTTTCGCTAACCTCACGCCAAGGGATAGCTCTCCGCTCCAATTCCTCTTTTTCTCTGATCAACTGAGCCACACGAAACCGAATTGGCATCATAATCTCCGCCTAGGGCGGAAATCACTTGCCAACACAAGGAACGCCGCCTATGCTACGGATCATACAGTTCAAGCGAGTCCTCGGCCACAATTTCGGATGTACGAAAATAGATACCAAAGCTAGGGCGGTATTGTGGCAGTGACTATGTGAAGAACAGTTGTTGACGCGTGCTTTTCCTGGGTGACCCAACCAGGAGCCAATCGGACAGCAGCCTTATCGATGCAATGACCATCGAAGGAGCGTCCGTATGAACAAGCGAGTCAGCAATCGTCCTACCTATTCAGCTCGCAGTCCACAAATCCATGTAGGACCGTGTGCACCATCGAAGCTACCCAAGAATGAAGAGGCGGGTACTTCAGGGATGATGCTGTCAGTATCTCAAGCTCCCATCCTCCATGATTCGTCACTTGAGCAGAGCCCAGAACGCGTCCTGATTACCGTTGATGAAGTAGCAGCCATGCTGAGCCTATCAAAACGGACCATCTGGAGAATTTTGAGCCACGGAGAGATGCCTGAACCAATTCGCTTGGGGAAGAACGTCCGTTGGCGACTATACGAAGTTCAGCAATGGATCGTACAGGGTTGTCCCCGTCCTGAAAGGGGGAACCTCTAATGGCATCGATCTATCGCAAGGGTCGCGACAAAGGAAAGAAGAAGCGACCACCCTATTACATCGACTATGATGATCACCTAGGCAAGAGGCGTACCGTCAAAGGGCCAACCGACAAAGGGCAGGCTCATATCCTGGCTGGCAAACTCGAAAACGAAGCACTGCTACGGCGACGAGGGATCATTGATACAAGGCATGAAGAACTTGTTGAGCGGCAACGTTCTCAGATCGGGCAGCAGCTTCAAGAATTCGAGCAAAGCATAAAACGACGCAAACGTACCGCTAAGCATCAGCAACTACTAATGTCCAGAATTCGCAGAGTCGTCACTGGATGCGAATACGAAGTGATCGGAGACATTTCAGCCGAGCACGTCGAACAGTTCATCGACGAGTACTGTGATGAGAACGATTTAGGACCGAAGACCTATAACCATTACTGCCAGGCGTTCGAGCAATTCTGCCAATGGTTGACCAAAAGGGGACAGGTTGCCAGTAACCCCGTTCCTGGACTGCCACGCCGGAATTGCGAAGTAGACGTACGGAA of the Planctomycetia bacterium genome contains:
- a CDS encoding DUF3784 domain-containing protein — protein: MSISITCSSCGSKLRAPDKTAGRSILCPKCKTSCTVPNVNNPTPGNAATPQPTVPVQSSQTKALIPCETCQKSMAVTANACPACGAANTWVHPDIVRFNQEKHKLQLKAPAQVYTSSTYAFGNATVKRQKQQNIVGGWSVMVIGIAPFLLSYIGFFKNHPDMVLYSLLFIPLGIGVLIYAAFQKDLPEDVKFEVHLTESPPRWQSNDDEFWKPVKDFFVK
- a CDS encoding helix-turn-helix domain-containing protein; translation: MMPIRFRVAQLIREKEELERRAIPWREVSETTGISGSVLSSLASPRVGVTTNTRFIEALCRYFKCQPGELLELEPTLEEEPRCHVDELYPSGGAHR
- a CDS encoding AlpA family phage regulatory protein, which produces MNKRVSNRPTYSARSPQIHVGPCAPSKLPKNEEAGTSGMMLSVSQAPILHDSSLEQSPERVLITVDEVAAMLSLSKRTIWRILSHGEMPEPIRLGKNVRWRLYEVQQWIVQGCPRPERGNL